In Cyanobium sp. WAJ14-Wanaka, a single genomic region encodes these proteins:
- a CDS encoding aminotransferase class IV: protein MSADGPGKAIAWIDQPGPKGSWGSPDDLAIPISDRALLLADGIFETLLVEAGVSCRLEEHLARWQRGAHLLAMAEPPAKGQVQKLIGEAVSRSGITGGALRLNWSRASGGPSGGPSGAGRGLDLPSEQSGRFWLQLNPYRPNFAPVRLFVSPTESRSATSLLSCCKTMAYGAAIQARRQAVAAGFDDALLPCSGGPHPGELSCGTSANLLVLSSSGWITPPLASGCLPGVMRGLALQLGLAKEKVIGAADLHASAGALLINSLGCRPISQLGDQPLPIAPEPEALWRQLLAAPGITT from the coding sequence ATGAGTGCGGACGGCCCCGGCAAAGCGATCGCCTGGATCGACCAACCCGGGCCAAAGGGCAGTTGGGGCAGCCCCGACGATCTGGCCATTCCCATCAGTGATCGGGCCCTACTGCTGGCCGATGGGATTTTTGAAACCCTGCTGGTGGAAGCAGGTGTGAGCTGCAGGCTTGAGGAACACCTGGCCCGCTGGCAAAGGGGCGCCCACCTGCTCGCCATGGCCGAGCCCCCGGCCAAAGGCCAGGTGCAAAAACTGATTGGCGAAGCAGTTAGCCGCAGCGGCATCACAGGCGGTGCCCTCAGGCTCAATTGGAGCCGGGCCAGCGGGGGACCGAGCGGGGGGCCGAGCGGGGCCGGGCGGGGCCTGGATTTGCCCAGCGAGCAAAGCGGCCGCTTCTGGCTGCAACTAAATCCCTACCGCCCAAACTTTGCGCCGGTGCGGCTGTTCGTCAGTCCCACGGAAAGCCGCAGTGCCACCAGCCTGCTGAGTTGCTGCAAAACCATGGCCTACGGAGCGGCGATCCAGGCCCGCCGCCAGGCGGTAGCCGCCGGTTTCGACGACGCCCTGCTCCCCTGCTCGGGGGGCCCGCACCCAGGCGAATTGAGCTGCGGCACCAGCGCCAATCTCCTGGTGCTCAGCAGTTCTGGCTGGATCACCCCTCCCCTGGCCAGCGGTTGCCTCCCGGGGGTAATGCGCGGCCTGGCCCTGCAGCTGGGCCTGGCCAAAGAAAAGGTGATTGGCGCCGCTGATTTGCACGCCAGCGCCGGCGCCCTACTGATCAACAGCCTGGGCTGCCGGCCGATCAGCCAGTTGGGCGACCAGCCCCTGCCGATCGCCCCTGAACCTGAAGCCCTATGGCGGCAATTGCTGGCGGCGCCGGGAATCACAACTTGA
- the queC gene encoding 7-cyano-7-deazaguanine synthase QueC, translating to MSSPLPSEVPGGNPKAIALLSGGLDSATAAALAIEAGYAVTGLSFDYGQRHRRELAAANQLAAHLQLNGHHTISVNLASWGGSALTDASIAVPTTGVQSGLIPSTYVPGRNTVFIALGLSLAEAEGAEKLVLGVNAVDYSGYPDCRPDYLAAFQTLADLASKSGREGRGAQLWAPLVAWGKTEIVREALRLGVPIGATWSCYSGGEEPCGVCDSCRIRDGALVEAGHPELASNRR from the coding sequence ATGAGTAGCCCCCTGCCAAGCGAAGTTCCTGGAGGTAACCCAAAGGCGATTGCCCTGCTTTCCGGCGGCCTGGATTCAGCTACGGCAGCGGCCCTGGCGATCGAGGCGGGCTATGCCGTTACCGGCCTTTCCTTCGACTATGGCCAAAGGCATCGGCGCGAATTGGCAGCAGCCAACCAGCTGGCCGCCCACCTGCAGCTGAACGGCCACCACACCATCTCCGTAAATCTGGCCAGTTGGGGGGGCTCGGCCCTCACCGATGCCAGCATCGCCGTACCGACCACAGGGGTGCAAAGCGGCCTGATCCCCAGCACCTATGTGCCCGGACGCAACACGGTTTTCATTGCCCTGGGCCTGAGCCTGGCCGAGGCCGAGGGCGCAGAAAAGCTGGTGCTGGGCGTGAATGCGGTGGACTATTCGGGCTATCCCGATTGCCGCCCGGATTACCTGGCCGCCTTCCAAACCCTGGCGGACCTGGCCAGTAAGAGCGGTAGGGAAGGCCGCGGAGCCCAACTGTGGGCACCGCTGGTGGCATGGGGCAAAACCGAGATCGTGCGGGAGGCCCTGCGGCTGGGGGTGCCGATCGGAGCCACCTGGAGTTGCTACAGCGGTGGCGAAGAGCCCTGCGGCGTTTGCGACAGCTGCCGAATTCGCGATGGAGCCCTGGTCGAGGCGGGCCATCCCGAACTGGCCAGCAATCGTCGATGA
- a CDS encoding ecotin family protein — protein MSTRPVALAALLAKMGPVGIWPVLLSRLLGLGMGMAAGIATGGFGPLALAGLAIPRLDLSGYPAAAAGETRWVIQLPGVLPPTADPTISPNPRDWRVEVLVGQLVKADCNQYTFSARLRVDHPPANPELSYLKISDVGPLASTRMACPPGQPLQERFVVRAGKPFVMPYKVSRPIVIYAPKNLQVRWKLWKAETQHRAANAI, from the coding sequence ATGTCTACCCGCCCTGTGGCCCTGGCGGCGTTGCTCGCCAAGATGGGCCCAGTTGGAATTTGGCCTGTGCTGCTGTCTCGCCTGTTGGGCTTGGGAATGGGAATGGCTGCGGGCATTGCCACCGGTGGGTTTGGCCCCCTTGCCCTGGCGGGCTTGGCGATTCCACGGCTCGATCTCAGCGGCTATCCGGCGGCCGCGGCTGGGGAGACCCGCTGGGTGATCCAGCTGCCTGGGGTGCTGCCGCCCACTGCTGATCCCACCATTTCCCCCAATCCCCGCGATTGGCGGGTTGAGGTGTTGGTCGGCCAGCTTGTCAAGGCGGACTGCAACCAGTACACCTTTTCGGCGCGGTTGCGGGTTGACCATCCGCCGGCCAACCCCGAACTCAGCTATCTGAAGATCAGTGATGTGGGGCCCCTTGCCTCTACGCGCATGGCCTGCCCCCCCGGCCAACCGCTGCAGGAGCGCTTTGTGGTCCGCGCCGGCAAACCCTTTGTGATGCCCTACAAGGTGAGCCGGCCGATCGTGATCTATGCACCCAAGAACCTGCAGGTGCGCTGGAAGCTCTGGAAGGCGGAAACCCAGCACCGCGCTGCCAACGCCATCTAG
- a CDS encoding CTP synthase, with the protein MSKFVFVTGGVVSSIGKGIVAASLGRLLKSRGYSVSILKLDPYLNVDPGTMSPYQHGEVFVTEDGAETDLDLGHYERFTDTAMSRLNSVTTGSIYQSVINKERRGDYNGGTVQVIPHITGEIRERIKRVAANSSADVVITEIGGTVGDIESLPFLEAIREFRGDVGRQDLAYVHVTLLPFIGTSGELKTKPTQHSVKELRSIGIQPDVLVCRSDRAISDDLKAKIGGFCGVRTKAVIEALDADSIYAVPLAMEQAGLCQEVLDVLDLPNHNSDMVRWQELVTKLRNPGPAVKVALVGKYVQLNDAYLSVVEALRHACLDVDASLDLRWVCAEQIESQGAEALLKGMDAVVVPGGFGNRGVDGKVAAIRWAREQRVPFLGLCLGMQCAVIEWARNQAGLVGATSAELDTDSPHPVIHLLPEQQDVVDLGGTMRLGVYPCRLTPGTMGQRLYGDEVVYERHRHRYEFNNAYRNLFLESGYEISGTSPDGRLVELIELKNHPFFTACQYHPEFLSRPGKPHPLFRGLAEAAQQVSAAAPIPSSLGQPSAS; encoded by the coding sequence ATGAGCAAATTCGTTTTTGTAACTGGCGGAGTGGTGTCGAGTATCGGCAAGGGAATCGTGGCCGCCAGCCTGGGAAGGCTGCTCAAATCCAGGGGCTATAGCGTTTCAATCCTCAAGCTCGATCCCTACCTAAACGTGGATCCGGGCACGATGAGTCCGTACCAACACGGTGAGGTTTTTGTCACCGAAGACGGGGCCGAAACCGACCTAGACCTCGGCCACTACGAGCGCTTCACCGACACCGCCATGTCTCGCCTCAACAGCGTGACAACCGGCTCGATCTACCAATCCGTAATTAATAAGGAACGCCGGGGCGACTACAACGGCGGCACCGTGCAGGTGATCCCCCACATCACCGGAGAAATCCGCGAACGGATCAAACGGGTGGCCGCCAACAGCAGTGCCGATGTGGTGATCACGGAAATTGGCGGCACCGTGGGCGACATTGAATCCCTGCCTTTTCTTGAAGCAATCCGCGAATTCCGCGGGGACGTGGGCCGCCAGGACCTGGCCTACGTGCATGTGACCCTGCTGCCCTTCATTGGCACCTCCGGAGAGCTCAAGACCAAGCCCACCCAGCACTCCGTCAAGGAGTTGCGTTCGATCGGCATCCAGCCCGATGTGCTCGTCTGCCGCAGCGACAGGGCCATCAGCGACGACCTCAAGGCCAAGATCGGCGGCTTCTGCGGAGTGCGCACCAAGGCGGTAATCGAGGCCCTTGATGCCGACAGCATTTACGCCGTGCCCCTGGCCATGGAGCAGGCCGGCCTCTGCCAGGAGGTGCTGGACGTACTCGACCTGCCAAACCACAACAGCGACATGGTGCGTTGGCAGGAGTTGGTGACCAAACTACGCAACCCGGGTCCCGCCGTGAAGGTAGCTCTGGTGGGGAAATATGTGCAGCTCAACGATGCCTACCTCTCGGTGGTGGAGGCCCTGCGCCACGCTTGCCTCGATGTGGATGCCTCCCTCGATCTGCGCTGGGTTTGCGCCGAGCAAATTGAAAGCCAAGGGGCCGAGGCCCTGCTCAAGGGCATGGATGCGGTGGTGGTGCCCGGTGGTTTTGGCAACCGGGGCGTCGATGGCAAGGTGGCTGCAATCCGCTGGGCCCGCGAACAGCGGGTGCCCTTCCTCGGCCTCTGCCTTGGGATGCAGTGCGCCGTGATCGAATGGGCCCGCAACCAGGCCGGACTCGTTGGGGCCACTAGCGCCGAACTGGATACCGACAGCCCCCACCCCGTAATTCACCTGTTGCCAGAGCAACAGGATGTGGTCGATCTGGGCGGCACGATGCGCCTGGGCGTCTATCCCTGCCGGCTCACCCCGGGCACCATGGGCCAGCGGCTCTACGGCGATGAGGTGGTCTACGAGCGCCACCGCCACCGCTACGAGTTCAACAACGCATATCGCAACCTCTTTTTGGAATCGGGCTACGAGATCAGCGGCACCTCCCCCGATGGCCGCCTGGTGGAACTGATCGAATTGAAAAACCACCCCTTCTTCACGGCCTGCCAATACCACCCGGAATTTCTCTCGCGGCCGGGCAAACCCCATCCCCTGTTTAGGGGCCTGGCGGAAGCCGCCCAACAGGTGTCGGCCGCAGCCCCCATCCCCAGCAGCCTTGGACAACCCAGCGCCAGCTGA
- the aspS gene encoding aspartate--tRNA ligase, which yields MRSHGCGDLRAEAVGQVVELCGWVDRSRDHGGVIFIDLRDRSGTVQITVDPDNGAEMFATAEHLRNETVIQVRGKVRERPAEALNDKLATGGVEVMADVITVLNAVKGNLPFAVSVHDEENTREELRLRHRYLDLRRERMNGNLRLRAQTIQAARRFLEDEGFIEVETPVLTRSTPEGARDYLVPSRVCGGEWFALPQSPQLFKQLLMVGGIERYYQVARCFRDEDLRADRQPEFTQLDIEMSFMDQEQILELNEALISTIWKKVKGVELPRPFPRLTWHGAMERYGTDRPDTRYGLELLNVSDLVSDMGFKVFSGAVASGGSVKCIAVPGGNEAISNVRIKPGGDVFSEAQKAGAGGLAFIRVREDGEIDTIGAIKDNLSEEKKAELLARSGAEPGTLLLFGAGDTATVNKALDRVRQYLARELGLVQKDRENDTWNFLWVVDFPMFEFNAGENRFQALHHPFCAPHPGDLGNDPAAWAETLPGARAQAYDLVLNGLELGGGSLRIHDSALQRQVLQTIGLPLEEANQQFGFLMEALDMGAPPHGGLAFGIDRMVMLLAGEESIRDTIAFPKTQQARCLMTGAPGGAALSQLEELHVASTWVDEAEDGFALSVD from the coding sequence ATGCGCAGCCACGGGTGCGGTGATCTGCGCGCTGAAGCCGTAGGCCAGGTAGTCGAGCTGTGCGGCTGGGTGGACCGCAGCCGGGACCACGGCGGTGTCATCTTCATCGACCTGCGTGACCGCAGCGGCACGGTGCAGATAACGGTGGATCCGGACAACGGCGCCGAGATGTTTGCCACGGCCGAGCACCTACGCAACGAGACGGTGATTCAGGTTCGTGGAAAGGTGCGCGAGCGCCCCGCCGAGGCCCTTAACGACAAGCTCGCCACCGGTGGCGTCGAGGTGATGGCCGATGTCATCACCGTGCTCAATGCCGTGAAGGGCAATCTCCCCTTTGCCGTATCGGTGCACGACGAGGAGAACACCCGCGAAGAACTGCGGCTGCGGCACCGCTACCTGGACCTGCGCCGCGAGCGCATGAACGGCAACCTGCGCCTGAGGGCCCAGACCATCCAGGCCGCCCGGCGTTTCCTCGAGGACGAGGGCTTCATCGAGGTGGAAACACCCGTGCTAACCCGCTCCACCCCCGAGGGTGCCCGCGACTATTTGGTGCCCAGCCGGGTATGTGGCGGCGAGTGGTTTGCCCTACCCCAATCCCCCCAGCTGTTTAAGCAGCTGCTGATGGTGGGCGGCATCGAGCGCTACTACCAGGTGGCCCGCTGCTTCCGCGACGAAGACCTCAGGGCCGACCGCCAGCCGGAATTCACCCAGCTGGACATCGAAATGAGCTTCATGGACCAGGAGCAAATCCTGGAACTAAACGAAGCCCTGATCAGCACGATCTGGAAAAAGGTGAAGGGGGTCGAGCTGCCCCGCCCCTTCCCCCGCCTCACCTGGCATGGGGCCATGGAGCGCTACGGCACCGACCGGCCCGACACCCGCTACGGCCTGGAGCTGTTGAACGTCAGCGACCTGGTGTCCGACATGGGCTTCAAGGTGTTCTCAGGGGCCGTCGCTTCTGGTGGCTCGGTCAAGTGCATCGCCGTGCCCGGTGGCAATGAGGCGATCAGCAACGTGCGGATCAAGCCCGGCGGCGATGTGTTTAGCGAAGCCCAGAAAGCCGGGGCGGGCGGCCTGGCCTTCATCCGCGTGCGCGAAGACGGCGAAATCGACACGATTGGCGCCATCAAGGACAACCTCAGCGAGGAAAAAAAGGCCGAATTGCTGGCGCGCAGCGGCGCCGAGCCCGGCACCCTGCTGCTATTCGGTGCCGGCGACACCGCCACGGTGAATAAGGCCCTCGATCGGGTGCGCCAATACCTGGCCCGGGAGCTGGGGCTGGTGCAAAAAGATAGGGAGAACGACACCTGGAACTTCCTTTGGGTCGTGGATTTCCCGATGTTTGAGTTCAACGCTGGCGAAAACCGTTTCCAAGCGCTGCACCACCCCTTCTGCGCCCCCCATCCGGGCGACCTCGGCAACGATCCAGCAGCCTGGGCCGAAACCCTGCCCGGCGCCCGCGCCCAGGCCTACGACCTGGTGCTCAACGGCCTAGAGCTGGGGGGTGGCTCCCTACGCATCCACGATTCCGCCCTGCAGCGCCAGGTTTTGCAGACCATTGGCCTACCCCTCGAAGAAGCCAACCAGCAGTTCGGCTTCCTGATGGAAGCCCTCGACATGGGGGCCCCACCCCACGGCGGCCTGGCCTTCGGCATCGATCGGATGGTGATGCTTTTGGCCGGCGAGGAATCAATCCGCGACACGATCGCCTTCCCTAAAACCCAGCAGGCCCGCTGCCTAATGACCGGAGCCCCGGGCGGAGCGGCCCTAAGTCAGCTGGAAGAGCTGCATGTGGCCAGCACCTGGGTGGATGAGGCAGAAGACGGCTTTGCACTGTCGGTAGATTGA
- a CDS encoding alpha-E domain-containing protein, with translation MLSRVADCLYWINRYVERAENISRFVEVSEAMALDCPPGSAEPWLPLIEANGDRELFDKLHPSATPEDVVSFLVRNEENPNSIINCIAFARENARQIREVITTEMWEQLNDIYWILQESTTFWKEPGQEQLRNIRRACQLFYGITDSTLSRDLSWQFSRLGRLLERAEKTSRILDVKYFLLLPSPDEVGGVLDELQWISLLRSAGAYQMFRQSRQQAIEPKAVAGFLLLNPIFPRSVRYCLERIHETLKIIRGESVPGAPDELECLSGLTLARWSYTSIDALIAEGLHEAIDSLQSDFNQLHEQIEQRYFITANISASPTTLSSAELPCVPA, from the coding sequence ATGCTGAGTCGAGTTGCCGACTGCCTCTACTGGATCAACCGCTACGTGGAGCGGGCAGAGAACATCTCCCGCTTCGTTGAAGTAAGCGAAGCGATGGCCCTCGATTGCCCCCCCGGCAGCGCCGAACCCTGGCTACCCCTAATCGAGGCCAATGGGGACCGGGAGCTCTTCGACAAGCTGCACCCCTCCGCCACCCCGGAAGATGTGGTCAGCTTCCTGGTGCGCAACGAAGAAAACCCCAACAGCATCATCAACTGCATCGCCTTTGCCCGGGAAAACGCCCGCCAAATCCGCGAGGTGATCACCACGGAAATGTGGGAGCAGCTCAACGACATCTACTGGATCCTGCAAGAAAGCACGACCTTCTGGAAGGAGCCGGGCCAGGAGCAGCTGCGCAACATTCGACGGGCCTGCCAACTCTTTTATGGGATCACCGATTCAACCTTGAGCCGCGACCTCTCCTGGCAATTCAGCCGGCTGGGGCGCCTGCTGGAGCGGGCCGAAAAAACCAGCCGCATCCTCGATGTGAAGTACTTCCTGCTTTTGCCCTCCCCCGATGAGGTGGGGGGGGTGCTCGATGAACTGCAGTGGATCTCCCTGTTGCGCAGTGCGGGGGCCTATCAAATGTTCCGCCAATCGCGGCAGCAGGCGATCGAACCAAAGGCGGTGGCGGGCTTTCTCCTACTCAATCCGATCTTTCCTCGTTCGGTGCGCTACTGCCTCGAGCGCATCCACGAAACGCTCAAGATAATCAGGGGTGAATCCGTGCCCGGCGCTCCTGATGAGCTGGAATGCCTCAGCGGTCTGACCCTGGCCCGCTGGAGCTACACCAGCATTGATGCGTTGATTGCCGAGGGCCTCCATGAAGCCATCGACAGCCTGCAAAGCGATTTCAATCAACTTCACGAACAGATTGAACAGCGGTACTTCATCACTGCCAACATCTCTGCTTCTCCCACCACCCTTTCCAGCGCAGAGTTGCCATGCGTGCCCGCCTAA
- a CDS encoding 7-carboxy-7-deazaguanine synthase QueE, with amino-acid sequence MDNPAPAEAGLPVVETFHSLQGEGLHAGRSAFFIRLGGCSVGCSWCDTKHSWPAEAHPSRSLASLAAEAQQAAGAGAAFVVVTGGEPLHHNLDDLCTALAKSGLPLHLETSGVDPLSGRFDWITLSPKAHRPPTPELLAACQELKVIVHGPGDLAFAEEMATACLSASQKLGQPALLLQPGWQSEEGKELAIAYVRQHRPWRLSLQSHKWLGVR; translated from the coding sequence TTGGACAACCCAGCGCCAGCTGAAGCAGGCCTGCCGGTGGTGGAAACCTTCCATTCCCTCCAGGGGGAAGGGTTGCATGCGGGCCGCAGCGCCTTTTTCATTCGTCTGGGCGGCTGCAGCGTGGGCTGCAGTTGGTGCGACACCAAACATTCCTGGCCGGCCGAAGCCCACCCCAGCCGAAGCCTGGCCTCCCTTGCGGCGGAAGCCCAGCAAGCAGCTGGAGCTGGAGCTGCCTTTGTGGTGGTTACGGGCGGCGAACCCCTGCACCACAACCTCGACGACCTCTGCACCGCCCTGGCCAAATCGGGTCTGCCCCTGCACCTGGAAACCAGCGGCGTGGATCCCCTGAGCGGTCGGTTCGACTGGATCACCCTCTCCCCGAAGGCCCACCGGCCACCCACCCCTGAGCTGCTGGCCGCCTGCCAGGAACTCAAGGTGATCGTGCATGGACCTGGAGATTTGGCCTTTGCCGAAGAGATGGCAACTGCTTGCCTAAGCGCCAGCCAAAAGCTCGGGCAGCCGGCCCTGTTGCTCCAGCCCGGCTGGCAAAGCGAGGAGGGGAAAGAACTCGCTATTGCCTACGTGCGCCAACACCGCCCGTGGCGGCTCAGCCTGCAAAGCCACAAGTGGCTGGGGGTGCGCTAG
- a CDS encoding circularly permuted type 2 ATP-grasp protein, translating to MFTEYRPTRGYDEYFSAFDQPRSSLQPLLSSLGQLGLAELNRNHAAAGMLLKRLGATFRLNDSGNKGVERILPFDPLPRLIGLADWQRLEQGLVQRLEAIDQFLGDVYGPQKILNDGVVPRADVESSQGWRPEMRDFQPPLGKWCHVSGLDLVRDGEGTWRVLEDNLRCPSGVAYFLENRRVMKRMFPSLFSGRTVQPIDDYPSHLLQTLRELAPWTDNPKVVLLTPGVFNSAYFEHSYLAQQMGIQLVEGRDLLCQEDRVWMRSTSGLEPVDVIYRRIDDDFLDPAVFRSDSMLGVRGLMGAYRAGRVAIANAPGTGVADDKQIYAYVPEMIRYYLGEEPIIENVPTYLCSRPDDQAYVLAHLGELVVKAVAEAGGYGMLIGPHASQAEIADFAEKIKADPRNYIAQPTLELSTVPSLSEGELFPCHVDLRPYVLRGKGAWISPGGLTRVALRRGSLVVNSSQGGGCKDTWIVDESSAQEFVPC from the coding sequence ATGTTTACCGAATACCGACCCACCCGGGGATACGACGAATACTTCAGTGCCTTTGACCAACCCCGCAGCAGCCTCCAACCCCTGCTCTCTTCCCTGGGTCAGCTGGGCCTGGCCGAACTGAATCGGAACCATGCGGCCGCGGGCATGCTGCTCAAACGCCTAGGCGCCACCTTCCGGCTCAACGATTCCGGTAATAAGGGCGTAGAGAGAATCCTGCCCTTCGACCCCCTGCCCCGGCTCATTGGCCTGGCGGATTGGCAACGCCTGGAGCAGGGCTTGGTTCAACGGCTTGAGGCGATCGACCAATTTCTTGGAGACGTCTACGGGCCCCAAAAAATTCTCAACGACGGGGTGGTTCCCCGCGCAGATGTTGAAAGCTCCCAGGGCTGGCGGCCCGAGATGCGGGACTTTCAGCCCCCCCTCGGCAAGTGGTGCCATGTGTCTGGCCTTGATCTGGTCAGGGATGGTGAAGGCACCTGGCGCGTGCTTGAGGACAACCTGCGTTGCCCCTCCGGGGTGGCCTATTTCCTCGAGAACCGGCGCGTGATGAAGCGCATGTTCCCGAGCCTGTTTTCGGGGCGCACGGTCCAACCGATCGACGACTACCCCTCCCATCTGCTGCAAACCTTGCGGGAACTTGCCCCCTGGACCGACAACCCCAAGGTTGTGCTGCTCACCCCTGGAGTTTTCAACAGCGCCTACTTCGAGCACAGCTACCTGGCCCAACAGATGGGAATCCAGCTGGTGGAAGGCCGGGATCTGCTCTGCCAGGAAGACCGGGTTTGGATGCGCAGCACCAGTGGCCTGGAGCCCGTGGATGTGATCTACCGCCGCATCGACGACGATTTCCTTGATCCAGCCGTATTTCGCAGCGATTCGATGTTGGGGGTGCGGGGCCTGATGGGCGCCTACCGAGCCGGCCGGGTAGCCATCGCCAATGCCCCGGGCACGGGTGTGGCCGACGACAAGCAGATCTACGCCTACGTGCCGGAAATGATCCGCTACTACCTGGGGGAAGAGCCGATCATTGAAAACGTGCCCACCTACCTCTGCTCCCGCCCAGATGACCAGGCCTATGTGCTGGCCCACCTGGGCGAACTAGTGGTGAAGGCGGTGGCTGAAGCCGGGGGCTACGGAATGTTGATCGGGCCCCATGCCAGCCAGGCTGAAATTGCTGATTTTGCGGAAAAGATCAAGGCCGACCCCCGCAACTACATCGCCCAACCCACCCTCGAACTCTCGACGGTGCCATCCCTCAGCGAAGGCGAGCTATTTCCCTGCCACGTGGATTTGCGGCCCTACGTGTTGCGGGGTAAGGGGGCCTGGATCAGTCCGGGTGGCCTGACCCGGGTGGCGCTGCGCCGGGGCTCCCTGGTGGTGAATTCATCCCAGGGCGGCGGCTGTAAGGACACCTGGATAGTCGATGAAAGTTCGGCCCAGGAGTTTGTCCCATGCTGA
- a CDS encoding anthranilate synthase component I family protein, which produces MNSLPTKRLQRAMAWREPMALVHGLVAKFGREGLVWLDGDGVGQGRCSRIGINPLAQRVCRGLPGPTCPEDPCSEDPFAALSSISQDGGHWMGWLAYEAGAWVEAGAHWATSDMAVLWAARHDPILLLDHQEQSLVLEGSDPGRIKAMAELIEALPMAKGPHQAGEAANLGIPLPAWQWHTDPAAFARQVSKILEWIAAGDMFQANLTACCEFQAPATPDPLALYGRLRQGCPAPFGGLAIAGAGAQGEAVLSSSPERFLRLGQDGQVETRPIKGTRPRRSDAQADAAEAAALVTSGKDRAENVMIVDLLRNDLGRVCQPGSIGVSQLVGLESYRQVHHLTSVVRGSLQPERNLVDLLRACWPGGSISGAPKIRASQRLASLEPVPRGPYCGSLFWLAPDGQFDSNILIRSVVIKDQRLRVHAGCGIVADSDPAAEAEEMGWKLKPLLEALA; this is translated from the coding sequence ATGAACTCCCTACCGACCAAAAGGCTGCAGCGGGCCATGGCCTGGCGCGAGCCCATGGCCCTTGTGCACGGCCTGGTAGCCAAGTTCGGCCGCGAGGGTTTGGTCTGGCTCGACGGCGATGGTGTGGGGCAAGGCCGCTGCAGCCGGATAGGCATCAATCCCCTGGCCCAGCGGGTTTGCCGCGGCCTGCCGGGGCCCACCTGCCCGGAAGATCCCTGCTCGGAAGATCCCTTCGCCGCCCTGAGTTCCATCTCCCAGGATGGCGGCCACTGGATGGGCTGGCTGGCCTACGAGGCCGGGGCCTGGGTGGAGGCCGGCGCACACTGGGCCACCAGCGACATGGCCGTGCTGTGGGCCGCCCGGCACGACCCGATATTGCTGCTCGACCACCAGGAACAGAGCCTGGTGCTGGAGGGCAGCGATCCGGGGCGAATCAAGGCCATGGCTGAGCTGATCGAAGCCCTGCCCATGGCCAAGGGGCCCCACCAGGCCGGTGAGGCAGCAAACCTTGGCATTCCCCTGCCGGCCTGGCAGTGGCACACCGACCCCGCCGCCTTCGCCCGCCAGGTAAGCAAGATCCTGGAATGGATAGCTGCCGGAGACATGTTTCAGGCCAATCTGACGGCCTGTTGCGAATTCCAGGCCCCAGCTACCCCCGATCCCCTTGCCCTCTACGGCCGCCTGCGCCAGGGCTGCCCCGCCCCCTTTGGGGGCCTGGCGATCGCCGGCGCTGGGGCCCAGGGCGAAGCCGTGCTCTCCAGCTCCCCGGAGCGTTTCCTGCGGCTGGGGCAGGACGGCCAGGTGGAAACTCGACCGATCAAGGGCACCCGCCCGCGCCGCAGCGATGCCCAGGCCGATGCAGCCGAAGCCGCCGCCCTGGTGACCAGCGGCAAGGATCGGGCCGAAAACGTGATGATCGTGGACCTGCTCCGTAATGATCTGGGCCGGGTTTGCCAGCCCGGATCGATTGGGGTGAGCCAACTGGTGGGTCTAGAGAGCTATCGCCAGGTGCACCACCTCACCTCGGTGGTGCGGGGCAGCCTGCAACCTGAGCGCAACTTGGTGGACCTGCTGCGGGCCTGCTGGCCCGGCGGTTCCATCAGCGGAGCCCCCAAAATTCGGGCTTCTCAACGGCTGGCAAGCCTGGAACCGGTGCCCCGGGGGCCCTACTGCGGCAGCCTGTTTTGGCTTGCTCCAGATGGCCAATTCGATAGCAACATCTTGATCCGATCAGTTGTGATCAAGGACCAAAGGCTGCGGGTACATGCCGGTTGCGGCATCGTCGCCGATTCCGATCCAGCGGCTGAAGCAGAAGAAATGGGCTGGAAGCTGAAGCCCCTGCTGGAGGCCCTGGCATGA